The following nucleotide sequence is from Harpia harpyja isolate bHarHar1 chromosome 7, bHarHar1 primary haplotype, whole genome shotgun sequence.
ttcaagCAGAAATTGATTATGTCTTCTAGGGTCTGTAAAACACAgcaaagattctttttttttttaaaaaaaaaaaaaggcatcatttaTTATTAGTTCCATAGAGACTATGCTGGTATGAGAAAAAGCTCTCAGTGCATGAAGGCATCTTTAAGGTGACTCCAACAGAAGTAAACAGAGTAGAGTCACCTAAACTAACTATTTTACATTCTGAAACTTCAGGATAGGATCCcaaataaatctgttttcaaaatctttttttttttttttaaataattaaaatgtaccTTCAGGGTCTGTCCTTTTCCTCCATCCCACACGGGAAGTATGGCATGAAGCACGGACTTGCAGGCCAGAGAACATCCACTGGTGCAGACCACACTGCCTTGACCAGCAAcctgtctttgcttttcattGTCAAACTCTACTTGGAGCTCTGGTCCAGCCTTTTCCAGCAAGGCTTTGCAAAGAGGTCCCACGCCAAACTTCAGATCTGTGCCAACACTGTTGACAACCACGTCCGTCTGCAACAAAATTCCAACAAAAATACCTGTAGCTAGACTTCGAGTAAAAATATGCATCGAGACTAATAGCAGTACCAAAGCAACGCACAGCACGAAAACCAAGATGCCAATGGAGAAATAACCTGGTTTTCAGCACAGCTTCTGCATACTGAGTATTCCCAGACATGTAGGAAACCTACGGTAAGCAGCACCAGACCCACTGTGAGTACCAACACCACAGGTATCTGCGTGCGAGCAGGTCAGTCATtcacccatccatccatctagGCAGAGCTGTCAAGCCCTCGGTGGAGGTAAGGCTGTGACTCACCTCATCCCGAGCAGATGCCAATGTCTGGGCAGGTGAAATAAACCCAACCTCTGCTGTCTGCCTCATCCCCTCTCCCCAGACCCAGCCTTTCCTACATTTCCTTGTGAACAAGTGCTGCAGTATTGCTCATTCTTCTCTAGCATCATCACAGGATGCAAAATATATGTATTGTATAAGGTACACATAATGTAGAAAGTTCAAtgtccctttcctccttttcactGAAGTGGGATTGTCTACACCTTATCAGAAAAGCAGcactgttacggatgcatgactaaccaaatccaacaggtgttaaaactcagatttattcttcagcaaaagttagttagaagtcctgtaacattttataaaaaccacaggctcaatgatgtaaagagaattaatgctacacggccgacttaagaatccccaagatttaaagtgatggctcaaaatgcacgtatcactcacctaagagctgagggctctctccctcgaggagttacctcgggcggtgccccggcccgagggggagtccccgactgcagacccgctgctctgaggaggactgattcccacatgtcctccggcgggaccccgtttatacccctgtcgaatctgacctgtggtcatttaattctattggccaggagggtcacctcggtgtacctggtgcatctcgactggccagttcaaatttcaacctgcagcctccagggtttccttccccttctcccttcctggagaagtttcgtttcctgctggcaggatgggggggcgggatgtactgccacatgCACCAAAATGAGATGAAGGGAGGTTGCTGTGCTCTCATGAAGTAAAACAGGCAAAGCCCTCAAGTCTGGtggttgctttgctttttttcctctggagatgttttaattacaaagtattttaaatgtgtgtcatactgagggtttttttacatttagtATTGCTCTTTTATTGGAAGAGCCTTTTACAGGCGGCAAAATGACAACTGAAGCAATAATATTGAAACAACaggacaataataataatttaggGAGATTCTAAACTCCCAAAGTATAACAGTCAGGCGCTATTGAAAAGGGAGATTTATCAAGATGCACTTTGCATCACCGAAGAAAAAAACATAAGGGAAAGAAACTACATCAGAGGTGTAAATTGACTCTTGATGGTCTAGATGAGTAGTAGTTAAACTCTTTGTtagcaaaaagaatgaaaaaagaaaatgggggggCAGGGAAGTAGAATCAGGTCTAGACTTCAGCAAAACAACCTAAGCATGCACTCTTCTATGGGGTCACTTTTCTAGAGCCCAGTAACTTCTTCATAGACTGTGTCTACAAACCCATCCAAAGAGAAGGGAACTAAAAAAATAAGCTATGTCCTCCCTGTTAGCATGACTCACAACAGCAGCCCAGAGACGTGCTGATTTCCCATAATATCCAACCTAGATAGCTACAGATCTTATAAATacttttagaaagtattttaatatttctcttttagaaaaaaaagcaaactgtctTACATGTTGACCTTAGATCTGGAGAACAAATAAAACCTAGCTGGGAATGAAACATCCCAAAATTCACAGCTGCCACTAGGAACAGCTGCAGAATGACAGACCCCAACCTGAAATCCATCAGTTTTCCAAGCTTGCATCCTTGTTTAGCTAGCACATAGCTGTTGTTTCCTTACATAGCAATTGCCTTGTAAAACAATATAACctactccttccttttctgtttaaagaaGATCTTCACATCAAGTTAGAGAGGAAGCGGAAAATTAAAGACCTACCGTGGCTTCCTGAATGTTTTTCTCCTCTACTCGGATGCGAAGTCCTTCATTTGTTGTAACCATGTGCAGATCATCTCTAGCCACCTGCAgatcctcttttctcttctccttctggCTTTCTCTCAGCTTACGGTTTTCCGAGCGCGGCAGCGGTATTGGGGAGGATGATTTAGCtgtaaacactttttttactgccTCACTCAGGAGCTGAACTGTTTCTTCCACATCATCCACAAGATGAACCTCCTTCAAGCTGCTGTCCCCCATGGATTCTTCCAAGGTCTCCTTGATGGAGGATACGATTGAATCTGTACATGTGTGCAGTGGGAAGCCAAAAGTCCCTCCACTTATAGCAGGCAGAGCTATGGAACGATGATTGTACGTTTCGGCTAGTTGCAGACTTTTCTTCACTGTCTTTCTTAACAAGTACGCGCACTTTTCTGCTTCATCCTTCCTCCACCTGGGCCCAACAGCATGAATGACGTTCTTGCAGGGGAGTTTCCCAGCGCCCGTGATAACTGCGCAGCCAGGCTGCAAACTCCCATTCTTACTCACCAGCTCGTTGCACTCCTGTTGCAGCTCTGGACCAGCTGCTTTTAGCAGTGCCTCAGCAAGGCCACCGATGTGTTTTAAGTCTTCATTAGATGCATTTACCACAACATCAACAGGGTAATTACACAAGTTACCTTTATACACTGCTACTACAACTCCATCTGGCAGCATTTTCTTGTAGcagagctttcttttctctttatcaCCAACTTTTTCACCCTTCTGTTGTtgtccttcttcttcttcttccagcctAATCAAACAGCTAAATTTCTGCTTTGCCTCAAAAACATATGAATTTttcctctcagtgaagaactctTTGGCTCCTGGTTTATCAATTGGCACATTTTTTGAGTAAAGGGATGAGAGAATTTTTTCAAACGTGGTGACTGCTTTTGGCACTTCCGCTCTTGGTCCGCCCAGGGAAATACATGGTGTCTTGGTGTCAAAATGTACTGTCACACATTTCTTCTTCAATTCATGATAAACACTGGTTTTTTCCTGCTCTACAAACTGCACTACCACCGCTGACTTAGCTGGGATTACTTTTTCCATGTGTGTGTTTCTATCTATGAAATCATTAAGTTTCTGATAAACTTCTGTTACGGTCTTAGAAAAGCCAGCAAtaatcactttattttcttttccaacaggTTCATCAATGACTAGAGTTTCCTGGGAAGAATTGTACTTCTCATGCAAGGAGGCAAGAAGAGTCCTCCACTGCTCCTTTTTAATGACCTCACCATCCTCCACATTGATACACTCGTATCCTAAGTCTGTCTTTATTTGCTTCTCTGCTTCTAAAAGATCTTTGGGAGCATCTCCAAATAGCAACACAGCATCATCCTCAAGCTCATaaaaagtattgatttttttccttgtgaataaTGCCTCTGACATTGTTTTATTATCTACACGCTGTAGATAGTAGAAAACATGGGGATCGATGGTAACTGATGTACATGGCATATTCAATACCTTTTCCAGTAAGTCAGCTTTGATTTTATATACTTCCGCAGGTAATCCACATAACTGAACAGTTTTTTTTGTGTCATCATAAAGTATCTTTAAGCACGGATATTCTTTGTGAATATTCTCTTCTAGCCCAGCATTGTGCAGAATGGCGTACTTCCCTGGGATCACCGACACCGAAATCTCtatgctttgtttttccctttcacttTGCTTCATGGCTTTTTCCATGCATTCCCTCACTTCCTTCTCTGCACtgtccactgctgctctgttgccTGCAATCACCACCATCTCCTCAGAAATATCAGTTATGATCAAAGCAACATCTTTCACCAATCTGTTTTTCATGTCTTCCCAATCCGCTGAATTTACTTTACATTTTATAGCTATGTAACGTGCCATGATACGTGAGAACTCGGTAGAAGCATCTTGCTTCCATGTCTTGATCAACTTAATCATTGGCTTTTTCTGCTCGGAAAGAGATGACGATGGGCACAACATAATTTCTGGGTGTGCACAGTCTGTCTGGGGCCATTTTAGCTCACAATGGCAAATTGCCATTTCCTCGTTTATGTCTTGGATCAGTTTAGCATGCCTTTGTAAAAACTGCCAGACATATGGATCTAGTGGCACTCCAACAGGGTCTGGCATCTTGATAGTTGGTCTTTCTTCTCCGTAGAGAGCTGTTCCCAGGGAGCAGTAATATGGATGCACAGAAATCGGTGTCTGTTCcattaaatgctgcttttccaagACTGTGTTTAGGTCTAAAAGTTAgcgcacatacacacaaacacacgtaTATCATTAACTTCAAATCAAGCAAATTACTCTGTTCTTAGAACTATTACATTGaataaagattattatttttttccatttgaaagagCTATTTTTACGTCTTTCCCATTTCCAAACCACTCTGTAGGGGACAAGATAAGAGGCTTGGCTCCAACTAGTTTGGTAAATATGCTTGTGGCTGTATTTACCTGTACAGCTACACCTTGCTCTCATTTCCTAAGGAAACCCCACCGCAGAGCAGGGCCATATCAATGTACTACTATGAAATGCTCCTTACTCTcaacttaaaataaaactctttgtGCCagtgcatttttacttttttttttgcaatttctgTTGGAATGGACAAAGGAATTATAATGTTGGCAGGGACTTAAAACCACATTACAATGATCCAAATTACATACTAACTTAATGTACAAAATATTCTTAAGCAAATTctgagaggcagaagaaaaacaatcacCTGGCAGATATCTTTAATTAAAGTAAAGGAATTTACTAAGCCAAGAGTCTCCTAACACAGAGATATTTACCAGAGGTTGTGCTGGCACAAAAACGAGACAGTGATTCAACACAAGGAATAGTAACAAGATCATTCTTTAGCTCTATTCTTCCCTGATAATTAAGGTATTTGATCTCAATTAGTTTCTGAAAGCTAACTGTGAAAACTGAAGTCATTGACAGATCCTGCTTCCTCTACCTGCAAGTACAATTAATGTTGTATTGCACGTAAAAATCTCTGTAAATGGGTAAAAAACGTCAGTGGGAACAATCCATGCACAAAGCAGATATTAAAATAACCTTTGGTAACATAAAAAAACAGAGAGATTCTGAAACCCTACACATGCAGCAGTATTTATAAATACAGAGCATTTCCCAGGAACAGGGCAGTGTATGCTGGCTTTAGCGACAGCAAGCCAGGCTTCTCCTAATGCCCAAATTTGTGGTAATTTTCTTTCAGATCCTCTGCCTGGGAGCACTTTGGTCAGGCAAAGGACAGCGTTACCTTTGTGATCACAGAAAGTAATGATGGCCGAGTTCTCCTCAGGGAAGAGCTGGACGTCTGACACGGGCCCCCCTCCATTCCGCGCATTCTCAAAGTAAACTGTGATGTAGTCTGTGGAAATGGTGGCTGGTATGTTTTCAGCCTTGATGCTCTGGGTCAATTCAAGAAGCCTGGCAGTTATTTTGAATTCTTTAACTCTTTTGTTTTGTGAACATTTTTTGACAAATTCTTCAGTATCTGTAAACAGAAAAGCAGTATGAACTGACTGTGTTTTCCCGCACTGTTATCAGACCCAGCTATcacttctggcaaataaatgagCTGAGTCTACTTCTCCCTGCATTTGGAGCAAAACTGTCTTTGGTGCCAAATAACTCTGTGTTGTAACAAAAAGGGGAAATTCACACAGCCGTGTTACTCTCTGCTATTCACTACTGTTGTGTCTCTGTTCCCCTCTTATTCACCTCTTGTATAAACTAAGCAATTCTCACTGTTCCGCCATCTCCTCAAATGGAGACTTTATATACTTCAATGATTTGCAGAACTCATCTCCACACTCAGTCTGCTTCTAATTTTTCTCCATCTAACCCAAAATAAGATAGAGACAATGAAACATTCTCGTCCAATTTCAATTAATGAAGAtgccaaaattttcttttttcagtgtaacATTTGCATCACAGGCAGCTGTATATGAGACTTACATCTTTCTTGAGAGACTACAGTCCAGGTACTTTTTTAAAACTGTCTGAATCTCCAACGGGAGAAGAATCAAGCTCTGAAAGCTATTACTCATACATATACATGGAAATGAATGATGGTGTTCATTCTGTCTTACCAATACTTTTTATAAAGGTAGCTACAGCAGCATTTATTTCAGGTATCACTTCCACAGTGAAGTCATCATCTACTGCCAGGCCACTGATGTTCTCCAACAGCATACGTAAGCATTTTGGACTGCAACCTTGTATGTTTTCAAACACCACTGAAGGTGAGGTCTCTGCGGACTTTTCTGTGATGCTCTCCGCAGAGCCAGCTGCCTTCTGGAGTTTGCTGTTTGGAACAAAActctctgctttctgcaaggCTTCTGCATCATCttcaacagaaagagaaataagcCACATGACATATTGGTACACATTTCCTGGAATAAACAAATTTTGCTtaccctttctctccttttctttcccaagaaAAGAGATCATATAACCAATCAAATACTGCAGAATACCCCAGGACATTTTGGGATCCAAAACAGCCCAGATGCGATATTCTGCGGGGCTGCAGGTAGCTTTTTTTAGTGGCACAAAAACAGCCATGAGTAAGCAAGTCCAAGGTCACTGGTATGTCTCCAGGTCAgagacataaataaaataaaataaaatccattgaGATAATTGGGTATATCTGCTCAGGCATTGGTAACGGTTGTGAGAGACCCTGCAGCCTCTGCATCGGTTTCTTGGCCCGGGTGCGGGCATAACAAGCCCGAGCATAGCTTGGGACATCCGCAGGCACCATAGGCCACCAGTAGCTCTGCATGACTCAATGCAAAGCCTCCCGATGACCACTGTGCCCTGCCATCAGGGCGGCATGACAACACCGAAGGACCCATGTGCACAGGAGGCTGGCAGGGATGCAACGAAATTTTGTGGATAGAAAATATAACAGGGGTGCCCACCGAGTACCCCAGAAGTCCAGCAGCTGCCGGAGGAAGGCAGGTCTCCAGCTTTGCAGACAGATGAGGGTGAAGGCGGGAGAGAACCTCTGAAGGGCAACAACGTGCTCCTTCGCGTGCCTGAGTAAACTAGAAGTGTCACCCGGGTATGCGGTGACACAACTGTCCAACATGTCACAGAAAACGGCGGTCACAGAGCGCTGCAGGGTGGCGGGGGACTGGCACAGGCCAAAGGGCATCGCAGGGTGCTCAAGATGGCCATACTGGCAAACAAAGGCAGCTCTCCACTCCTTCCCCAACAAACACAAGCAGGAGCATAAGCCCCTCTCAGTTTGGTAAACCAGCACATCCCTGCACCATGGCGGGGAGATGAGCAGCGAGTGAAACCCTGGTGCTCACCTGGTGCCCTCAGCGTAAACCTGCAGGGCCAACGTCTCTGGCCGTGGCAGAGGACACATATGACTGAGGGGAGGGTTGCTTGGTGGAGCAGTTGTACACCTGACTGGAGGCATGGGGCTGGGGGTAAGGTCGCTGCTTGGTTTTGCTCAAGAACACCCCAAAATCCCTAAATCCTGGGGTAGCACCCAAGAAGGTGGCCATGGGGGGCAGCCCCAAGGAGACAGAGACATGAGGTGGGAAggctggagaaggcagcagcgTAAACAGGCTGGCTCTGTCCGCTCACCAGGTTTCCAAGGTCTCCTGAGGTGCAACAACAACTGATATCAAACCCATAACATTTACAGAACACAGCTGCCTTCAAAGGCGTACCAGCATAAGCCCaacaagaggaaaataaaagaagtaaCTGCAGAAGCAATAGCTCTACAGATGCTAGTTATTAATTTCTAGATTGCCAACAGTAATGATCTGCTCCACTATGTCCAATAAAGCAAGTACAAAAAAGCCAAACCCGAAAGCTAGGCTGACctaagtgtcatggtttaaccccagccagcaactaagcaccacacagccactcactcacttgcCCCCGACCCagcgggacaggggagagaatcggaaagaaaaaggtaagactcgtgggttgagataagaacagttcaatagaacagaaaggaagaaaataataatgatgataataataaaaggattgaaatatacaaaacaagtgatgcacagtgcaattgctcaccacttgccgaccgattcCCTcccagcgatccctcccagccccactccccccagtttatatactgggcatgatgccacatggtctggaatacccctttggccagtttgagtcatctgccctggctgtgtcccctcccaacttcttgtgcccctccagccttcttgctggctgggcatgagaagctgaaaaatccttgacttagtctaaacactgcttagcgacaactgaaaacatcagtgtgttatcaacattcttctcatactgaatccaagacataacactataccagctactagaaagaaaattaactctatcccagtcaaaaccagatTGCTTTCTGAATCATAAAGCTTAGCAGAATATTACTGAACGAGGACCTAACCGAAGTCACTGAGGTACTGGGGAGACGCACCACTTGCACCACAGACTCTACGAACTGTAGGGAGCGCAAAGACACCGGGCCTGGGCTTAAGACCTTCAATTTAGGTGTTTCTACGCAGATCTTATTTTAGAGCAGTTACGCAGGATAAGGGAAATAAATCCCTCTTTGGAGATGTTCCTCTGATTAAAAAGGCTATTTTATAAGCTAAAACTAGGCACATGGTCTAAGTCTGGCAAGGTGAACTCCATCCTTGGTGATCAAATCTACAGTGTCCCCGGCCAGACATCTTTCCCTCTATCACCTGAGTCAGGCTGCCAAACTCAGAAACTTTCAGCACAACTCCCCACAGAACTGGAGCTGTGTATGGAGACAAGCACCAACGTTTTCGTTTTATGAAGAATCAGCACACAGAGTGATAGATAACATTTTACCTTTTGTTTGAAGGTTGCTCGTGGCATCCAGAGCCTATaacaaaatgaaagtaaaatatcAGTGACTGATTTGACGCTCTCACCACTGTCTCAAAGCTCTGGTTAGGATTACAATTTTTATTCACCTTTGTGGGaactattttttcttcaaatgcctCCTCTTCAGCAGCTAGTGCTGTTTCAGGCTCTGTGACAATCAACTTcaattctcctttttctcctaaaTACACCTTATGAGACTGTCTCTTAAGGACTCGTTGCTTcactaaataaaaccaaaaaaaaaaaacaacccagtgACAATCCAAATAGAAAGACAACTTTAAATTACGTAGCACTTTTCCACCATTACATTAGGACGCATATACTGTCCCACAaaatgaaagagctttaaactcgTAACACTAACACAGCACACATGAGGGTCTCTTCCTGAACACAAACGGAAGAACAGCAGAGGATATGATTTCTGCAGAAGAGCACCAGAGAAGCGAATCTCAGCTCCACCACACGTTTCCTGGCTGGTGTCCAGTGGGCAGCCCCACACTGGGGCTGCAGCACCAGGGTCCCGGTACCAGCCCCACACCTTGCAGACCCTCTTACAGCCAGTGTTAAATGGCTTGGGGCTATATATTTCCTGAACTTACCAGCTGGGTGAGTCAGCAACTGGGAAGCatgataaagcagaaaaaaaaaaaaagtatatatatctgtgtttatgcacatacatgtacatgcatgtatatgtatacatttaaCGCAACTGCAGCTAAATGCTTTCCACCTTGCTGCAAGtttatataaacacatgcatATTATATACCTCACATTTCTAATATATATCTGTAACTACAATATATGTTAAGTTATATTAACATAAGCTTTATCATTCCAAGTGGAATCTAGAGAATACTACTGTGCATGACAATTAATATACACGTATATATACCTGGTAGGATAGAGTTATTAACTTATAGCCTGGAGTTATTCAAAATGCAACCTAGGGGCTAGGGCTAAGCACCGAATTTAAGCATCCATATAAGCCAATACATATTATATACCCTAT
It contains:
- the LOC128143964 gene encoding protein mono-ADP-ribosyltransferase PARP14-like isoform X1 → MAGPRPGAFPLLVRGDWGAAEPPPALKKKLLCYFQSQKRSGGGECELRTATGTGHLLVCFAHPEVKQRVLKRQSHKVYLGEKGELKLIVTEPETALAAEEEAFEEKIVPTKALDATSNLQTKGNVYQYVMWLISLSVEDDAEALQKAESFVPNSKLQKAAGSAESITEKSAETSPSVVFENIQGCSPKCLRMLLENISGLAVDDDFTVEVIPEINAAVATFIKSIDTEEFVKKCSQNKRVKEFKITARLLELTQSIKAENIPATISTDYITVYFENARNGGGPVSDVQLFPEENSAIITFCDHKDLNTVLEKQHLMEQTPISVHPYYCSLGTALYGEERPTIKMPDPVGVPLDPYVWQFLQRHAKLIQDINEEMAICHCELKWPQTDCAHPEIMLCPSSSLSEQKKPMIKLIKTWKQDASTEFSRIMARYIAIKCKVNSADWEDMKNRLVKDVALIITDISEEMVVIAGNRAAVDSAEKEVRECMEKAMKQSEREKQSIEISVSVIPGKYAILHNAGLEENIHKEYPCLKILYDDTKKTVQLCGLPAEVYKIKADLLEKVLNMPCTSVTIDPHVFYYLQRVDNKTMSEALFTRKKINTFYELEDDAVLLFGDAPKDLLEAEKQIKTDLGYECINVEDGEVIKKEQWRTLLASLHEKYNSSQETLVIDEPVGKENKVIIAGFSKTVTEVYQKLNDFIDRNTHMEKVIPAKSAVVVQFVEQEKTSVYHELKKKCVTVHFDTKTPCISLGGPRAEVPKAVTTFEKILSSLYSKNVPIDKPGAKEFFTERKNSYVFEAKQKFSCLIRLEEEEEGQQQKGEKVGDKEKRKLCYKKMLPDGVVVAVYKGNLCNYPVDVVVNASNEDLKHIGGLAEALLKAAGPELQQECNELVSKNGSLQPGCAVITGAGKLPCKNVIHAVGPRWRKDEAEKCAYLLRKTVKKSLQLAETYNHRSIALPAISGGTFGFPLHTCTDSIVSSIKETLEESMGDSSLKEVHLVDDVEETVQLLSEAVKKVFTAKSSSPIPLPRSENRKLRESQKEKRKEDLQVARDDLHMVTTNEGLRIRVEEKNIQEATTDVVVNSVGTDLKFGVGPLCKALLEKAGPELQVEFDNEKQRQVAGQGSVVCTSGCSLACKSVLHAILPVWDGGKGQTLKTLEDIINFCLKKTEEFGLKSITFPAIGTGGFGFPKTVVSKLMFDVVFKFSSSHARKTLQEVHFLLNPKDTDNIQAFTIELEHRVAESCNAAAPRSSFIKPVSTEVLGVHEMQIGSITLQVISGDITKEDTEVIVNISNPTFDATSGVFKAIMDAAGSRVEAECAQYAGQCQNGFITTQGGKLLCSKIIHLIHDNNVKSQVSKVLNECELRMYKSVAFPAIGTGRAGQSPAKVADDMLDAIVEFASKRSVQHLKKIKIVIFQIKMLSDFYVSMKKREGSDSSTRDSWVSLLKSFFWGKKQPTEKKKPMVLEKKVDLAIFQICGESQKNVDATESWIKNLILKEQFENSISDELIENFDERQIDTLADLQRRKHVTIQLENKLSPPCIKISGISRDVCFVSVEVQKMIQKIKDTEEEQSKAELVYNLVEWRYPGSNDSFVAFDKLTNMQLEDAKIAKKPHLTVKINKNNYKVDLNTLQANDDQGKTIYIQRVPKNEDKQSIELPVQWEDMQKERVKLVNLKPSHQEYLEVQKKFKKTCPSFVIEKIERIQNPFLWQTYQIKNISLCTKNKNQNNEKLLFHGTAASSLSTINYNGFNRGFAGKNAATIGNGTYFAVDASYSAQDTFSRPDMNGRKYMYLARVLTGQYCAGSKGLITPPPKNPADPTDLYDSVVDNVNNPTMFVIFNDIQAYPEYLITFRK
- the LOC128143964 gene encoding protein mono-ADP-ribosyltransferase PARP14-like isoform X2 gives rise to the protein MAGPRPGAFPLLVRGDWGAAEPPPALKKKLLCYFQSQKRSGGGECELRTATGTGHLLVCFAHPEVKQRVLKRQSHKVYLGEKGELKLIVTEPETALAAEEEAFEEKIVPTKALDATSNLQTKDDAEALQKAESFVPNSKLQKAAGSAESITEKSAETSPSVVFENIQGCSPKCLRMLLENISGLAVDDDFTVEVIPEINAAVATFIKSIDTEEFVKKCSQNKRVKEFKITARLLELTQSIKAENIPATISTDYITVYFENARNGGGPVSDVQLFPEENSAIITFCDHKDLNTVLEKQHLMEQTPISVHPYYCSLGTALYGEERPTIKMPDPVGVPLDPYVWQFLQRHAKLIQDINEEMAICHCELKWPQTDCAHPEIMLCPSSSLSEQKKPMIKLIKTWKQDASTEFSRIMARYIAIKCKVNSADWEDMKNRLVKDVALIITDISEEMVVIAGNRAAVDSAEKEVRECMEKAMKQSEREKQSIEISVSVIPGKYAILHNAGLEENIHKEYPCLKILYDDTKKTVQLCGLPAEVYKIKADLLEKVLNMPCTSVTIDPHVFYYLQRVDNKTMSEALFTRKKINTFYELEDDAVLLFGDAPKDLLEAEKQIKTDLGYECINVEDGEVIKKEQWRTLLASLHEKYNSSQETLVIDEPVGKENKVIIAGFSKTVTEVYQKLNDFIDRNTHMEKVIPAKSAVVVQFVEQEKTSVYHELKKKCVTVHFDTKTPCISLGGPRAEVPKAVTTFEKILSSLYSKNVPIDKPGAKEFFTERKNSYVFEAKQKFSCLIRLEEEEEGQQQKGEKVGDKEKRKLCYKKMLPDGVVVAVYKGNLCNYPVDVVVNASNEDLKHIGGLAEALLKAAGPELQQECNELVSKNGSLQPGCAVITGAGKLPCKNVIHAVGPRWRKDEAEKCAYLLRKTVKKSLQLAETYNHRSIALPAISGGTFGFPLHTCTDSIVSSIKETLEESMGDSSLKEVHLVDDVEETVQLLSEAVKKVFTAKSSSPIPLPRSENRKLRESQKEKRKEDLQVARDDLHMVTTNEGLRIRVEEKNIQEATTDVVVNSVGTDLKFGVGPLCKALLEKAGPELQVEFDNEKQRQVAGQGSVVCTSGCSLACKSVLHAILPVWDGGKGQTLKTLEDIINFCLKKTEEFGLKSITFPAIGTGGFGFPKTVVSKLMFDVVFKFSSSHARKTLQEVHFLLNPKDTDNIQAFTIELEHRVAESCNAAAPRSSFIKPVSTEVLGVHEMQIGSITLQVISGDITKEDTEVIVNISNPTFDATSGVFKAIMDAAGSRVEAECAQYAGQCQNGFITTQGGKLLCSKIIHLIHDNNVKSQVSKVLNECELRMYKSVAFPAIGTGRAGQSPAKVADDMLDAIVEFASKRSVQHLKKIKIVIFQIKMLSDFYVSMKKREGSDSSTRDSWVSLLKSFFWGKKQPTEKKKPMVLEKKVDLAIFQICGESQKNVDATESWIKNLILKEQFENSISDELIENFDERQIDTLADLQRRKHVTIQLENKLSPPCIKISGISRDVCFVSVEVQKMIQKIKDTEEEQSKAELVYNLVEWRYPGSNDSFVAFDKLTNMQLEDAKIAKKPHLTVKINKNNYKVDLNTLQANDDQGKTIYIQRVPKNEDKQSIELPVQWEDMQKERVKLVNLKPSHQEYLEVQKKFKKTCPSFVIEKIERIQNPFLWQTYQIKNISLCTKNKNQNNEKLLFHGTAASSLSTINYNGFNRGFAGKNAATIGNGTYFAVDASYSAQDTFSRPDMNGRKYMYLARVLTGQYCAGSKGLITPPPKNPADPTDLYDSVVDNVNNPTMFVIFNDIQAYPEYLITFRK